The following proteins are encoded in a genomic region of Cryptomeria japonica chromosome 11, Sugi_1.0, whole genome shotgun sequence:
- the LOC131066443 gene encoding L-type lectin-domain containing receptor kinase IX.1-like has translation MLLGAANSSVSFSPNLIFLLGTDSLNSFNTGWVIYNYPVPLWINSNSSHVLANFNSYFRFSIYGNEARGSGDGLAFFMAPFDFEPPVNANGQWLGLFNHTSDGKISNQIVAVEFDTFKNFPFDMDDNHVGIDVNSVVSKMNTSVIQGLLRNGESWDAWVDYDGVAKKLELYLLCPNNPYSSYGKPPTPTLSYDIDLSQFLPQNITIGFSASSSRNSTGIYEVYFWNFSCEYPWEINTQREGPVPAPSKRPTNKVILLSVIACMVALTIGGFTLCLGLKRCLITRNLSKHGKKESRELDEGFAQGPRKFSYAELCTATKSFSDTEMLGRGGFGGVYRGTLPESNKPVAVKRISQGSKQGRKEYISEVSIISKLCHRNLVQLYGWCHEKGQLLLVYEFLPNGSLDKHIFGEQMRHNLNWDQRYSIACDIASALLYLHQEWNQRVVHRDVKASNVMLDSDFNAKLGDFGLARVVERERAASDTTVVAGTFGYIAPECVTTGKASIESDMFSFGAVSLEIACGRRAVDRRLEEHYCRLVEWVWDLYGQGNVLDAADAKLGGNYHAEEMERLMLVGLLCSHPDPKARLRIRQVVHILKMKAPVPRIPLTYPVAVYDAAPGFVVKLSSTSDQIFCTAENTGSIGDK, from the coding sequence ATGCTGCTTGGAGCGGCAAACTCTAGTGTAAGTTTCAGCCCTAATTTAATTTTCCTCTTGGGCACAGATTCCTTGAATTCCTTCAACACCGGCTGGGTAATTTACAACTATCCAGTTCCTCTCTGGATTAACTCTAACTCTTCGCATGTTCTCGCCAATTTCAATAGCTACTTCCGCTTCAGTATCTATGGAAACGAAGCCCGCGGATCCGGGGATGGACTCGCTTTCTTTATGGCACCTTTTGACTTTGAGCCACCTGTAAATGCCAATGGCCAATGGCTTGGCCTCTTTAATCACACATCTGACGGGAAAATCTCCAATCAAATTGTCGCTGTGGAGTTTGATACGTTCAAGAATTTTCCTTTCGATATGGACGACAACCATGTGGGAATCGACGTCAATAGCGTTGTTTCCAAGATGAACACCTCTGTAATCCAGGGGCTTCTCAGAAATGGCGAATCATGGGATGCATGGGTGGATTATGATGGCGTAGCCAAGAAGCTTGAACTTTATCTTCTGTGTCCAAACAACCCTTATTCTTCTTATGGAAAGCCCCCAACACCAACCTTGTCCTATGATATAGATCTCAGTCAGTTTCTTCCTCAGAACATCACGATTGGCTTCTCCGCTTCCAGCAGCCGAAATTCAACCGGGATTTACGAGGTCTACTTTTGGAACTTTTCTTGTGAATATCCGTGGGAAATCAACACTCAGCGCGAAGGCCCGGTCCCTGCCCCGAGCAAAAGGCCAACAAATAAAGTAATTCTCCTGTCCGTAATAGCCTGTATGGTGGCGCTAACGATCGGTGGTTTTACACTGTGCCTAGGCTTGAAACGGTGCCTTATCACCAGAAATTTAAGCAAGCATGGTAAAAAAGAAAGCAGAGAGCTGGACGAAGGCTTTGCTCAAGGTCCACGAAAGTTCTCCTATGCTGAGCTCTGCACTGCAACAAAAAGCTTCAGCGATACTGAAATGCTGGGAAGAGGAGGCTTCGGAGGAGTGTACAGAGGCACCTTGCCCGAATCAAACAAGCCCGTGGCCGTGAAAAGAATATCTCAAGGCTCCAAACAAGGGcgaaaagaatacatttcagagGTGAGCATAATATCTAAGCTATGCCACCGAAACCTTGTACAGCTCTACGGATGGTGCCATGAAAAGGGGCAACTGCTTCTCGTCTACGAATTTCTGCCAAACGGAAGCCTCGACAAACATATATTTGGCGAGCAGATGAGACATAATTTGAATTGGGATCAAAGGTACAGCATAGCATGTGACATAGCTTCTGCTCTTCTCTATCTTCACCAAGAATGGAACCAGCGTGTCGTCCACAGAGATGTCAAGGCCAGCAATGTAATGTTGGACAGCGATTTCAATGCAAAGCTGGGTGATTTCGGGCTAGCGAGAGTGGTGGAACGTGAGCGTGCAGCCTCCGACACAACTGTGGTGGCGGGGACATTTGGGTACATTGCACCCGAGTGTGTGACTACAGGAAAGGCAAGCATAGAATCGGACATGTTCAGCTTTGGGGCAGTGAGTCTTGAAATTGCGTGCGGGAGGCGGGCTGTGGACCGGAGGCTGGAGGAGCATTATTGCAGATTAGTCGAATGGGTTTGGGATTTATATGGACAAGGGAATGTTCTGGACGCCGCAGATGCAAAGCTTGGTGGAAATTACCATGCCGAAGAGATGGAGCGGTTAATGTTAGTTGGGTTATTGTGCTCTCATCCGGATCCCAAAGCCAGGCTGAGAATAAGGCAGGTGGTCCATATCCTGAAAATGAAAGCTCCAGTACCTCGTATTCCTCTCACTTATCCAGTAGCCGTCTACGATGCTGCGCCTGGTTTTGTCGTAAAGTTATCCTCGACGTCTGATCAAATATTTTGCACCGCAGAAAATACAGGAAGTATCGGTGACAAGTAA